Proteins from a genomic interval of Yarrowia lipolytica chromosome 1E, complete sequence:
- a CDS encoding uncharacterized protein (Compare to YALI0E33649g, highly similar to uniprot|P39958 Saccharomyces cerevisiae YER136w GDI1 GDP dissociation inhibitor P2.83. f2.1, similar to Saccharomyces cerevisiae GDI1 (YER136W); ancestral locus Anc_8.175), translated as MDEKYDVIVLGTGLTECILSGILSVEGKKVLHIDRQDHYGGESASLNLTQLYKKFRPGKEDTKPDGLGRDRDWNVDLIPKFLMANGELSNILVHTNVTRYIDFKQISGSFVFRSGKIAKVPSNRSEAINSSLMGMFEKRRLAKFLEFVGGYKEDDLATHQGLKLDTNTMSEVYLKFGLETGTRDFVGHSMALWTNDDYLKQPARETVERIALYLNSMARYGKSPYIYPVYGLGELPQGFARLSAIYGGTFMLNKPVDEIVYGEDGKVTGVKSEGEVASAPIVIGDPTYFPEKVKKTGQKVIRAMCILDHPVPNTGNLDSVQIIIPQNQVQRKNDIYIAVMSSAHNVCAKDHYLAIVSTIIETDKPHIELEPAFNLLGPRKETLMGIADIYEPIEDGTKDGVFISKSYDSSSHFESTTDDVKDIYFRLTGQPLVVKPRPENEEDESAIRAE; from the coding sequence ATGGACGAAAAATACGACGTCATTGTGCTCGGCACGGGCCTTACCGAGTGCATTCTCTCCGGTATCCTATCCGtcgagggcaagaaggtgTTGCACATTGACCGGCAGGACCACTACGGTGGAGAGTCTGCTTCTCTCAACCTTACCCAGCTCTACAAGAAGTTCAGACCTGGCAAGGAGGACACCAAGCCCGACGGACTGGGCCGAGACCGAGACTGGAACGTGGATCTGATCCCTAAATTCCTCATGGCCAATGGAGAGCTTTCCAACATTCTGGTGCACACCAACGTGACCCGATACATCGACTTTAAGCAGATTTCCGGCTCCTTCGTTTTCCGATCTGGAAAGATCGCCAAGGTGCCCTCCAACCGATCGGAGGCCATTAACTCTTCTCTCATGGGTATGTTTGAGAAGCGACGACTTGCCAAGTTCCTCGAGTTCGTCGGAGGctacaaggaggacgatCTCGCCACCCACCAGGGCCTCAAGCtcgacaccaacaccatgtCCGAGGTCTACCTCAAGTTTGGTCTTGAGACCGGCACTCGGGACTTTGTGGGCCACTCTATGGCTCTGTGGACCAACGACGACTACCTCAAGCAGCCTGCTCGAGAGACCGTGGAGCGAATCGCCCTCTACCTCAACTCCATGGCCCGATACGGAAAGTCTCCTTACATCTACCCCGTCTACGGTCTGGGTGAGCTGCCCCAGGGTTTTGCCCGTCTCTCCGCCATCTACGGAGGTACCTTCATGCTTAACAAGCCCgttgacgagattgtcTACGGTGAGGACGGCAAGGTGACTGGTGTCAAGTCTGAGGGCGAGGTTGCTTCCGCTCCCATTGTCATCGGTGATCCCACCTACTTCCCTgagaaggtcaagaagaCTGGCCAGAAGGTTATCCGAGCCATGTGCATTTTGGACCACCCCGTGCCCAACACTGGCAACCTGGACTCTGTTCAGATCATCATCCCCCAGAACCAGGTCCAGCGAAAGAACGACATTTATATTGCTGTCATGTCTTCTGCCCACAACGTCTGCGCCAAGGACCACTACCTGGCCATTgtctccaccatcatcgAGACCGACAAGCCCCACATTGAGCTTGAGCCTGCCTTCAACCTGCTGGGTCCCCGAAAGGAGACCCTGATGGGCATTGCCGACATCTACGAGCCCATCGAGGATGGCACCAAGGACGGagtcttcatctccaagtCCTACGACTCGTCTTCGCATTTCGAGTCGACCACTGACGATGTCAAGGACATTTATTTCCGCCTGACTGGCCAGCCCCTGGTGGTCAAGCCCCGACCCGagaacgaggaggatgagagCGCTATTAGAGCCGAGTAA